Genomic DNA from Caloenas nicobarica isolate bCalNic1 chromosome 3, bCalNic1.hap1, whole genome shotgun sequence:
AAGGCAGGTCAGCAATTTCCTCCTCTTAAACCCTTAATTAAGGTAATTTTGCTACTCTTTATCCTGTTGCTTTTACTCTGTTTAGTTTTGCACTACACCGCATGATTCTTTTGACATAAGCAGCTAGCTTCCATGATGGAATAATGTATCAAGGACACCAGCTCAAGGTATGCAGGGTGCCCTTGCTGCTAAAGACTGCTTGAATTCCGCAGAGAAACATGAACAGATAGGGTATTTTCAACTGAAGATAGCAACATAGCAAATAGCAGTGCAGTGTTGTCGTTTTGAGGTAAAAGGTAGCAATCCGTCATTGTGATCAGAGTTATTTAGAGGCTGCTTTCAAACTAGCTTTGCAGTCACAaatgtgtaaatatttaattttttttctaagaaaacatGAACCAGTTCCTTGAGTGAAAACAGAACACATTTGAATTGAATGTACTTCTGTATAAAAATGATGGTTtctttcacaggaaaaacatATCAGAAGTAATGTATCCGATGGAACTCGAGCCTTGACAGATATAgataaataaaagttaaaatgtAGTGCTAGTGTTTGTCACTGGAAACATAACACAGAATTTAGGCCAAGATGTATTACAGATTTAGTACAGCTTTAAATACAATACCCAAACTGGAGAAATTGTTGCAACCAAGTGTTACACTTCTTTCTTTAGAGTCTTCCCTGTTCTGCATTGGTGAGTAATTTCAGCCAGTGAACTCCAGCTAAGAATGGTGAGATGAAGGAATTAGGGAAAAGTATGTACTTTACGTAGTCAGTCTGGTACAGATACCAGAAAACTGCAAACTACATTCTGGGCCCATCATGTAAACTTTTTACCGAGATACAGCCATGTAGAAAATCAAAATGCATAGGGCCTATCTATTACTCCTTTGATAAAAAAGTGCAATGAAGTTCCCATggttttcttgtctgttttcctatttctctttctAACTCCCCACTCATTACCTGTATGCCACCTTCATCTGTCCATGTTGGTTTTCCTAAGTTTAGCAGAGATTTTGTGTGAGCAAAACAACAGTATTTGATCCCAGACATGAAATTAAATTAGCAGTGTTGATTAACCGCTCTCAGATGAGTCACCTTCTACTGCCAGTAAGACACCGCATCCAAAACTTGGAAGAAGCCTATTGGCTGATGAATAAATTATCTCAGTACAGCTTAGCTGCTGCCCATgtgatggaggaaagaaaatgagcaggTTCGTTCTCTTTTGGATGGACTCGGGTGAACACCCTGTTACATTCCCAACCTGCACAAGCTGTTTCCTCCTTCCATGGTGCTACTCTTCCACAGAACCAAGGAACACTCCTCTGCACCCAGCAGAGAAGACAAATGCTGCTCTACCTACGGACTgcaaaggaaggagggaggaagagaggcaaCCTTTGTgccttctctgcttctccttcacCCCAACTTTGTGCTCCAGCCAGATGCAAGGTGACCCTAAGCAGTTACATGTGTAGACTTAAAGATTACAAGACAGAAAGTGgatggtctctttttttttctcctcctgtatACGGAGCTCCCATTGACTTTCCTGGGTGCTCCCTCTATAGACTGATAAGCAGCATGTCAGAGGAGATGGAAAAGCTTTTTACCTGCCAACCCCAGAGTTCAGGATGTGTtgtttctcctgcagcagctgatgACAGCCTAACACCTTAGCAGCACTGGAGCTGCATTCCTACGCTGTAACAGGGGAAGCAGGACCAAGGGCCTGAACTAAGGTCTTGGCAGGTAAGTGAAGGAGAAACCAGTATCAAACAGCTTTGTTTGAAAGTGTATGTCTTTGTAATGTTTAAGTCTTAATATGTGCTCTGCTTTAGCTGGGAGCTTAAACTTCCACTTTCCAGAAGAGTATTTGAGATCACCTATTAACTTTGCCAAACACTTGCAAAAGAGTTGATGAAACTCATAAATGCAGAGAGTCTGGAAAGAAAGGTTATTGGTGCTAAAAATGTCTCAAAGCTGGGATTTCTTCTTAGAGCTGAGCAGAAGTGAATACTCAAATGGTGAATTGGTGAATACTCAATATTCAAAATATGAGCTCTGTTGAGATTGggaggagggtttttttgcttggttgcTTGTTTTCTCTCAACTGGACATGCAGGGAACACCTGATGAAGGGAAATCTCCATATTCTTACTACGTTCCACTTCATAAGCTTAATTATTGGAACTAGGTTTCCTATATGAGTACTTATATcattcaaaatgtgttttatttcagtagtTATCAGGAATTGTGTTGTCAGTGTCTATACCATGTTCTAGAACATTCACAGAGAGAACACACAGAGGAAATTGCTACCACTAAAGCAAATCCAATTAAAaagatatttacagaaaaaatatgtgATGCTAGTTAGCagctcaaaagagaaaaaacaaacaaacaaaccaaccaaccaaacacacatcCTTACATAAAGTaagtctttcttttccttgcttctgGTAATATGAGGGTAATGGATGTCTTTCTGTTGACAGGCCAGTAAGCTTTACTTTTTGGAATGAAAAACCAATTTGGGTCAGAGAAGGTAATCATAAGGAGCTGCAACATGCTAAGTTCTGTACCTGAGCTATCTACTACCACCTTatcctggaaagaaaagagggaacATTCATAAAGAATGAACAACCATCCAGAACTGATGGGGCACCAAAGCCTCATCAATGTCCATTTCAGATATTCTTATCCCGCCTACCATTATTGTTACTAATATTCTCAATTTACTAAGTAAGTCAAAAAGTGACCTCTAAGTTTATGTCCATCTTTCCGCAGATTAACTAGGAGCTCGTAAAAAAATTACACATGCTAATAGCAACTGTTAATTAACATTCATCAGAATTAAGGGTAAAAGTCATCAAACATTTATCTCCAAAGTCTGGGTAAAAAATGACACTACACATAGGTTTATATCTTTTAAAAGTTTGCATTACTATAGCCattgttttaaattaacttcCTCTAGACAAAATAAAGTGTTGTACTACATTGCAGCCTCACTGTTAGGAATGAAGATAGAGGAGACAATACGGGAAGGCCAACACATACGACCAAAATGGAGAGTATCCAAGTCATAGAAGAATGGTAAGTTGGTCAAACTGTTGTCCAGTAAATGTTTACAATTTGCTTATAACTAATATCAAGATTGATTTGCCTTGGCTTTTATTCTTTGGGAATGTCTTCTTAATTACCTCCAAAAATTTCTatgcaaaatgaagcaaaatctGTCCTGACAATGAAAAGCCAACAGAGATTTTCATAAGTTAGGTTTACTCTGGTTTCTTATTTGCGGAATGGTGAGGAGGAATGGGAGGTGTGTGCATTGTTCCATAGATCTATGGTCTCTATAAGAAGCCTCTTCTACCTGAGGGatcattttttcatctttacccagacaagaagaaaaactaacGGGCAAAAGTGTACTTCACAGTCAGATTCTTAATGTGGTTACCTTTCATAAAACAGCTTGGACTATGGTTTTACCTGAATTAACCAAGGAAACACATACCTTGGAAGAAGGCTGACACACACTGAACGTCTGAGCTTCTATTTCTGTCTAAAGCTTGGGTCCATATTTACTGTGTTGGGGAAAATGCTAACCTATCTGTGGCCTTGAATTATCTAATCCCATAAAAACTAAATTGAAATTTAACTCTAGAGGATGTGATTGATGGTAAAAGAACCCAAACAACTCATTGTCTTCATTGCTACTCATGGTCATTTATGAGAGGACAATGCTGGAAATTTCCACAAAATACTATAGTGAAGAGAGCTTCCCAAAAGACAGTAAGGGTGCACAGGCTGCCTGTCAGCTCCATCTCCCTTAGCAGGGTCCTTTCACTCTCCTCAGAAAgagttttctctttcaaatctGTGTGTTCTCGCTTTTTGGTTCAGATTACAATGATTTTGCTGGATGGTTTAAATCTCAAACACTTCCTCATTTGTTAGACCTTTTGGACTGCCAAAAAGTTATCACAGATAGCTTCCCATCATCCAGTCTGCCTTGCACACAGAGTTGATAAACGGACTTGAAGAGGAATCATGTGGATAAATGTCACTTATTGTGCCACATGATTACACAGAAGCTATTAACAACAGATAGTAAAGTTCTTGTGTTGGATACTATCAGGAGGGGGAGAGTGAGCACTCACAATTAAGTTGGAAACCATATTTAATTGTTGTTAAGTGGCTTGGAGTATTACCTCCTCAAGCTATTCATTCATACATTAATGGATTAGTGACGCAAGTTAGTTTTCTGATCATTTATCCAGTGCGTCCACTGTTAAAAGCCACGAATaatttcctttagaaaatgGGAATAAGGACATTTTCCCATTCCTTCTCTGTCCAGTTTTGCCAGCAACATCCATTACATCTCATGCCAATAGATCATCATTCAGGTCAATAGCACTAAACAGAGGGAATCTTAGCAACCCTTAGGTACAAGCACAGAGAAATACGCTAATTTAAAAGCTCTCTGAATTACTATTTTGTTGGGCCTCATTAGTATGCTCTTGGCTGCCAagagccttttgtttttcttgtccttCCTGAACCAAATCGTGTGGCCAAATTGATTGGCCAGTGATTGGCCAAACACCATAAGAAGCAGGCAGGGACATGAGGTGTCATCCAAACCCCTCGTGAAAGAGAGTCTATTGTCAGCTCCCTGAAATCACATCTCTGTTAAATGCAGAGGCAGGAATTCAATGCTGCTGTGGGATTTTGTCTTTGAGTCTGATGACTAAAAACAGTGGTAGAAAACTTGTAGAAAGCCAAATGCATGTCTCATAACAAACATGTTTGATGGGCTATTGAGATAATGAATGCACAAGTGAAGAGTGAACAATATTCCCCTGTCATGGCTGAAGCCTTTTTGCTTCCAGTTTTAACTCTAGACTAAAGTGCAGTTGAAAGGATAATTTTTGAATAAATGTATGAAAACACTGGTACAAAAATAGAAGCATATTTGTAATGATACTTTGCTTTTGCAGCCAAAACCCTACTGCAGATGAAATTTTGTCTTGGGCTCAGAATTTTGACAAGATGATGAAAACACCAGCTGGGAGGAACCTTTTCAGAGAGTTTCTTCGAACAGAGTATAGTGAGGAGAACCTGCTTTTCTGGCTCGCATGTGAAGATCTAAAGAAGGAACAGAACAAGAAAGTtattgaagaaaaagcaagacttATATATGAAGATTACATTTCTATACTATCACCAAAAGAGGTAAAGCTGTAAATGtcacatttgcattttctgttattcCAAAGCAGAAATGTTATACCCTGGGTTGCCAGATGGGGGTCTGAAAGTCTGCCTGATCTGTCAGATGAAAGTCTTAGTATGGATGTTAAATCAGGAAAGGTAGGGACAGAAAAAGTAGACACCTGCCAAGCCACTTGGCATCACTGGCCACAACACCTCAAAGTTCTCTataaaaagggaataaaagagaaactcCAGAAACAGAAGGGTCAGAAATATGTGTGCTTCTTTAGTAACACCACATGCCTGCCAGAGAGGAAGTAAGTAATGCAAGTGTACGTCTGGAGAAAAGGCACCAAAATTAAAGAATTTAAATCAGAATCATTATAGATTTGTCTGCTGCGAGATCTGGCTGGGAGAAGAATCTAAATTTGCACTGATTATTCCTCTGTGAGGTCAACTAGTCTAGGAATAGAGATCACGTGTTTTCTCTAATGAAAGGTACAATGTGAATTAatagaacctttttttttcactctgtaaATGCAAATAACTTTTACTATATTCAGCggccaaaaaaaacctcaccatcCTACCAAATTTGATATTTTAACCCAGCTGTTATATTTCATAATGAAGAAACAATTAGCTAGCTGCATAAAATGGTTTTGCAGAGATGCATGCCTGTGTCTAcgcatgtgcatgtgtgtcaGGGGAGAATTGCCTAAATCATTAGCACATCATTTCTGTGCTACAGAAATGCAATGGTCTAAGATTGAAATCTATGCAAATAAATTCTGAAGACACATGGCTGCAACACTGCTTCTCAAAACTACCACAACACTACACTCCTGCACGCTCTTTTATCTAAAAGCTGGTGGCCACTGGTCGAGCAGCCTCTCCGGCATGTTCGTTCCTGCTGTGCAGTCTGGCCTGCTCACACCGCTACATTGGACAACAAATTCAATCAGAAACAGTGCCTGAGTTGAAAAACAGCCCAGAAAAGGGATGCCGCTTTCAGATGGATGGATTCCTTAACTTGGCTAGCGTGGGGCTGCCCCGACAGCCCTGTCAGCCCACGGGAGGGGGAAGCACgggggtggggagcaggggaggctGTTGATGGCAGGCAAAGCAGGACAGCTGCCCATCCGTATGGGAGGTGGACAGGAGGGATGCACACTGCACCCTGGGTGCTGGGCGCAGGCCTGACCATCAGCACAGAGATGGAGAGTGTGCATCAAGCAGGCGCTATGGGTGTTCTGCACAGAGAGGGTACCTGAACGGTAGGTACAGTTTGCTAGCATGAGCAGGCAGCAGTTTACTCACAGCTGGGCTGCGTCATAGCTGTGCCTTGTGACAAATAACCAAGTAACAGTGAATCTTGGAGGAGAAAGAGCTTGCCTGCTGTGGCAGTAACACGCTCCAATGTGCCAACGAACGAAAAATGCCGGATTCTAGAATTGGTACTGAagatgtaataaaaatgtatatttactCCTCACTACCACACCACAGCATACTATGCCATGCTATACCACTGTATTTCAAAGACTTTGTTTCACCACATATACAAATACACAAGCTCACACATCCATCTGCACGTGTTCTGAGTTGTCACATCTGTGAGCATGCTCCACATAGCAAACTATCTTGGTGCGTGGAGCTTTCCAGGGTTGAACTCAATCCTTCAGACAATACAATTGTCTATTTATATGGTTGCAGAGTTGTGGAGTCAGGCTGCAACCTGGTGTAAATCACAGTAGCTTAACTGATCTATACTTGGTATTTCTCTATTCAGTGTTTTGACCTTTTTCTTCTTAGCTGAGTAAACCCTTGCTGGCCCCAGTGGGCTTCCCTGCTATTGCCATTTCATTTAATCCAGAAGGCATtaattttcctggttttagaGCATGTTGTGGATAAGCTGTACATTCACTCAGACTTCTAAAAGATATTCTAAAATAATCTGTGAATTCATCCCAAGCATAATATGCCCTTTTCTGTCTAGGCACAGGATTTTATTACAAATGGAAAGTAAATGAGAAGCCAAAAGTGGAAACTTGCTAACAACTTCAATATGGACATATGATATCCTGAAAATTGCTAGCTGTTAAAGGGTCTtgaaaagaagaacaaatcTGAAATAGTTAGTATTAATGGGGAGAATAACACgataaaactgataaaaaacTCTGGGTAATTTGCAAGTAACAAGTGtagtgtctgaaaaaaattgagaaaatatCTGTAGGGCAGCCAGATGAGAATGCTGAATGGAAATCTCCCAAAGATTTAACCACAAATggccagaaaaacaaaaaaccaaacaaacaaaaaaatcagctctcTGAATGAGAGTAGTTCAACATTCAtttgatgaaataattttaaataagtaaaaattattAAGGTAAGACAACATATTTGGGAAAATCCAGGTTACTGAAGAACTTTATTtagttgcattttatttattctattaTACAGCTGTGCTTCATCTGACAGATCTTAAGATGGTTGCAAAGATCAAGTCAAAACTGAAATAGTGCATGGTCTCAGTCTGTAATTGTCTGGTGGCTCCAAAAGAAGCACAGAGCATTTCTTGAATAAACTGATAAACTCAGCATGTTCTGTGGAGCCCCGTGAAATAAAGATACATATAACAGATTGTAGATATTACTGTTTAATATTAGTATGTTCTCATCTTCTTCAGGTTAGTCTTGATTCCCGGGTGAGAGAAGTGATCAACAGAAACTTGTTGGATCCGAGCCCTCACATGTACGAAGATGCCCAACTCCAGATATACACCCTAATGCACAGAGACTCTTTTCCAAGGTTTTTGAACTCTCAGATTTATAAGTCTTTTGTTGAAAGTATTACAGGCTCTACTTCTGAAActtagttttaattttcaaataaaataacttgattttttgggggtggtGGGATGGAAGAAAAGTAGTTTAATAACATCTGGAGCTGGGTTCCTGGAGAACTACAGTTTAGCATTACTCAggctactgtgaagaaaacaaatacatattaTGGTCTCTGTCTCCATTTTTATCGAGGTCCTCCTTGCTCGAGGTGGCATGGGAGGGGAACAATGGATTTgccaaaatacatttgtttcacACTCCTTTCACCCTACTGCAGTCAAGATTGATGTATTTGTAGTTTTATGAACAGTCTCCTTGTGTATCCTCACAGTGCATGTGCAAGGTAAAACTGCTTCACTTACCACTTAGTTGTTGCAATATTTAATCCAATAACATAAATTATATCTGTATTTAAGAACTTTTTTTGTGCAATACAGTCTTATGGTACATAGAAACAATTgcagcaaaccagaaagagGCTTGCATTTTTTAACATCACTAACTGAAAAAAGCCAATTTTTAAGGTGTAGCATTACTCGACATGCTCTACTGAGTACAATACACTGACTTTTTGAAGCCAAtatttctgtacagaaaaaagAGCTATTTATcactgtttatttaaaataaatcaagtgGAGGATTCCTCTGGTTGTTCACTGCCAAAACTGTGGCATTTTCATTACAGAGTTTGCaatgtcaaaaaaaagaaaaaaagaataa
This window encodes:
- the RGS17 gene encoding regulator of G-protein signaling 17 isoform X1 — encoded protein: MRKRQQSQNEGTSAVSQAPGNQRPNNTCCFCWCCCCSCSCLTVRNEDRGDNTGRPTHTTKMESIQVIEECQNPTADEILSWAQNFDKMMKTPAGRNLFREFLRTEYSEENLLFWLACEDLKKEQNKKVIEEKARLIYEDYISILSPKEVSLDSRVREVINRNLLDPSPHMYEDAQLQIYTLMHRDSFPRFLNSQIYKSFVESITGSTSET
- the RGS17 gene encoding regulator of G-protein signaling 17 isoform X2 is translated as MYFITAYSNSVHLLCLCSYSHLGTEVAEMRKRQQSQNEGTSAVSQAPGNQRPNNTCCFCWCCCCSCSCLTVRNEDRGDNTGRPTHTTKMESIQVIEECQNPTADEILSWAQNFDKMMKTPAGRNLFREFLRTEYSEENLLFWLACEDLKKEQNKKVIEEKARLIYEDYISILSPKEVSLDSRVREVINRNLLDPSPHMYEDAQLQIYTLMHRDSFPRFLNSQIYKSFVESITGSTSET
- the RGS17 gene encoding regulator of G-protein signaling 17 isoform X3 translates to MRKRQQSQNEGTSAVSQAPGNQRPNNTCCFCWCCCCSCSWNEDRGDNTGRPTHTTKMESIQVIEECQNPTADEILSWAQNFDKMMKTPAGRNLFREFLRTEYSEENLLFWLACEDLKKEQNKKVIEEKARLIYEDYISILSPKEVSLDSRVREVINRNLLDPSPHMYEDAQLQIYTLMHRDSFPRFLNSQIYKSFVESITGSTSET